TGACGCCTAAAGAAACGCTTGATCGCATGCGCGATATCCTTAATAACCCCCAAGATGTTCAAGCAAAACGCAAATTCTATGAAGCGAACGGCGGATATAGCAAGCTCATTGAGGATGCTAAGGGATTTTACCATTTGATCGGAGAAAACCTCAAACGTGTTAAAATTAATATAGAAGGACAAAAGGCGTCTAACATGCCCGTTCTTGAAAATGCCGAATTAACACGCTTAAACGATGAAACAAAGACTTTGCAAGCCGCGACACGTGTTCCCCTAGCAGCTAAAAATCATGTCCGTGTAATCGAAAGATTTTTATCTAAACTTGGATTTATTCAGTTGTTCTAAAAAAAGCTGATATCTTATGCATAAGGAGCCAAAAGCTCATAATTTTTTAGAACCTTTACGCGCATTCTTCTAAGGTCATCTATTAGAAAGCCGAAAGAGAGACGTGATCAATGAAACGGGATGTATTTAGAGCCCATATTAACTACGAAACGATTGCAAAATTGTTTTTTGATATAACCGAAGAACGCTATCCAGCGGCAGAAAAAATTATCCAGCTCGTCTCCCGAATAGTGGATCCTATTAGTTCTGATCGCTTGGAAAATTTGAACGTGAAAATTTCCTTGCTTAATGTCATCCGCGACATGATCAAAGAAGTTTCCCCTACTCGTATTTATCGTTCTTTTCAGCATAGAGACGACCTTTATTTAGCAGTCATCGAAGCTCTGGAAGATTTAGAAGATGAGCTAGAAGAACTGGAAGAACAAGAAATGGAAGAAGAAGAGGCCGAAGCGGAAGGTTAAAAGGAGTGACGTATGGTTAGCAGTCAATTTGAGGCCATGCTAAAAGATTTTGAACCTTATTTTAAATGTCGGCTCGAATCCGGAGTCAATGATTCTTGTCTAGTTAAAATGGGTATTGGAATTACGATCCAATTAGAATTAAATCGCTATGGCCTTATTTTAATAGGCTGTAGAATAGGAGAGATACAAGGACGATTTCGGGACAATGCCATTAAAGAAGCCCTTAAGGCTAATGAGTTTTATCCTCCCTCAACCGGTACTTTCGGCTTTAGCCACAAATCCAATGCTCTTTACTTGCATACAGTCTTAGATCCTTACCGGCTGGATGCAGATAAAATAGCCAATACCCTCAATCCCTTTATTGCCAAGGCAAAAATGTGGGCAGACGCCCTGCAAAAAGGCGACATTCCAGTCGTCGGTGAAGAAGCGATTCCCCAATCTTCTTCTTTTCCTCCTTTTGGATTTAGGCGTTGATTTTATTTCCGTTCTTTTTTCCTTATCTCAAGCAATCTGTTTTCAAAAAAAACACTATCCAAATTTTATCTTTTTTCTCTAATGTGAGTAAATTAAAGGGAAAACCGCTAATGATCTAAATTCGAGTTCTTTTCCCAAGAGAAAATAATCTCAAGTATAGGTTGTTATGGGTTTTAATGCAGTCTCTAAGAGTCTGGGCTAAAACTCATCATAGTCGTTTAATCCCCTTCTATAAACTTCAAACTTTTGCAAAAGAATGACATATTTGATAAGTGAATATAGCATGATAGATCCAGCCTTTCTCTCTCATTCTCCCGCTGCTAAACAATGGCATCGTATAGGTGTCAAGCACCACCATGGGTTAGTGCTGCCTTTATTCAGCCTCCATTCCTCTCATTCCTATGGCATTGGGGAATTTCCCGATTTAATTCCCATGATTGAATGGTGCCACTCCCTTGGATTCGATGTCATTCAACTTTTGCCTATCAATGATACGGGATTAGGAACAAGTCCTTATAGCGCATTATCTGCCTTCGCCCTCAATCCCATTTATTTAGGGCTTAGCCATCTACCTTATTTAGAAGGACATCCCTTATTGCAAGACGAGTTAAAAGCCCTTCCCAAACTTTCGCGCTCTCCGCACGTCGAATACAACCACGTGAGGGAAAATAAGGAACGCTTTTTAAAACATTATTTTCAGCAGGTGGGAAAACAGATCCTAGGAAGCGAAGAATATGCACACTTTATTCAGAAGGCTTCTTGGTTGAAGGGATTTGCAGTCTATAAAACGCTTAAGTCCCATTATCAATGGGCCAATTGGGAAAGCTGGCCGACTGAATTTCAAAACCCCACTCCGGAACTTATTGATCGCCTCGCCGCCGAACATCAAGAAGACGTAGAGTGGCATTGTCTTTTGCAATTCTTATGCGACCGCCAACTGCATAGGGTCAAGGAATATGCCAATCATCATCGCGTCTTTCTAATGGGAGACATTCCCATTTTAATTGACCGCGATAGCGCCGATGTCTGGCTTCACCGTTCCATTTTTGATTTGAATTATTCTGCAGGCTCTCCTCCCGATATGTTCAGTAAGGATGGCCAAAACTGGGGTTTCCCCATTTATAATTGGGAACAAATTAATCAAGAAGGCTTTCGATGGTGGATAGACCGTTTGCAATGGGCAAGCCGCTATTACCATATCTACCGCTTGGATCATATCGTCGGATTCTTCCGCATTTGGGCTATTCCCAGAGGATTGACCGGCAAAGATGGATATTTCATCCCAAGAGATCCGGCCACATGGATCGATCATGGACAACGCATCCTACTGACCATGATGCGAGAATGCGATATGCTTCCGATCGGAGAAGATTTAGGAGTTGTTCCTCTCGAAGTCAGGGCGTGCCTAAGCGCTTTGGGAATTTGCGGAACCCGCGTCATGCGCTGGGAGCGCATGTGGAGAGAGGATAGCCGCTTTATTCCCACTCAGAGCTACTCTCCGGACGCCATGACAACGGTCTCGACGCATGACTCGGAACCTCTGCAGCTATGGTGGCAAAATAATGAGGAGGAAGCGCAATCTTACGCTCATTTCAAAGGATGGACCTATCAGCCTATCCTTAGCCGTGATCACCATCGTGAAATCTTATGGGACAGCCATCATTCAAGCAGTCTTTTCCATATCAACCTTTTGCAGGAATATTTGGCCCTCATTCCGGGGCTGACTTGGCCAAGCTTAGAGGATGAACGCATCAATGTTCCCGGCATTTTATCTGATCAAAATTGGAGCTATCGCTTTAAGCCTACTATAGAAGAGCTCATAGACAATCAGACTTTAAAGCATACGATGCAAAGCTTAATTATCTAACATTTCAACTAACAAAAAATAGGCGCATGCCCTTTTCCTTAAAATCCAATCGCATTGATTTCTTGATCGGATTTTAATTATGAATTGAGCGCATTTAAACAACTGAATTTTAGCGATGTTTACTTCAGATTTCAGCATTTCATCCGAAGGAAATAGGGAATGCACTCTTTTCAAGGATAAATCTCTTGAAAGATGAGCTAAAGATCTCTAAAATTCAAACATTTAAAAGTTGAATCCACGTCAATTATAGGCATTCTTTATGCGTTTTAGCGCTTGTGCGCCTTTACTCTATGCAGGCCTCTTATCAGCATTTTTGGAAGCCGGTCCTTTGTCCGATCAAAAAATTCAGACTCTCTATAACAGCCTTAAGCCCTCTTCTATTTCTCAGCACTTGGCGTTTTATGAACTCTACGCTGCTCACCCCTTAGGCCAACAAGCCCTTCAAGATGCCTGCCAATTGCTGGCTGGAAAGCAAAAATTGGAAAGCACTCCTTTTAACGAGATTTCCTTTTCCTCTGTTATTCAAGCCTTAATTGGCCTTGTCAATAAGCAAGAGGATCAAGAGCTCACTCCTCTACCTGATAAAGATTTGCAGGAATTGGAAAAATTCTCCTTACGTCTTAGTCATCATCGATTGAAAGGCCACCAAGCCTGGAGCGAAGCGGAGATGCTTCAGCTGCCTACAGAAGAAATCGATTTAGCTAGGGGGCTATTTTTAAGCCAGTTTGGATCAGATGTCAGTCGCATTAAAACTTATGAAATGCTGATTGATTTAATGGCCTTGCAGATTTTAGCCTATTTGCCCCCTCAAGCGACACCGGAAAAGAAAATTCAAGCCATCAATACGCTTATCTTTGATGAAATGGAATTCCGCTTCCCTCCTCACTCCTTGTATGCTAAAGATATCGACGTCTACACCTTCTTGCCATCGGTATTAGACTCTCACCGAGGGGTGTGTTTAGGCGTGTCCATTTTATACTTATGCTTGGCCCAAAGACTTGACCTGCATTTGGAAATGATTACGCCCCCTGGGCATATTTACGTTCGCTACCGTTCCCCGCAAAAAGAGATCAATATTGAAACAACGGCCCGCGGCATTCATCTTGATTCCGATGAATATTTAAACGTCAATACGCGAGCGCTTCAACAAAGGACAGTTAAAGAAGTCATCGGGCTTGCTCATTTCAACCAAGCGTCTGTCTTTTGGCAGCAGGGAAAGCCCGACCAAGCTTTTTTAGCCTATCAAAAGGCGATGCCTTATTTAAGCAATGATGAGCTTTTAAAGGAACTCTATGCCTATAGCTGCCTATTAACGGGACGTCAAGAAGAAGGCAAGAAATTGCTCATGGAAGTCAAGGACCATATCCCCGATTATGCAGTTGTAAAAAATACCATTGCAGAAGACTACCTAAACGGTCACGTCGACGCAGCCAGCATCATGGTGCTTTTTTCCCGTCCGGATGACAACCGCCAGTCCATTTTAACAAAAAAGCAAGCATTAGAAGCAATAGTACAACGCTATCCCCATTTCCGCGCAGGCCTATTGTATTTAGCAATGGCTTGGATTCAGCTGCACCGGACAAGCGAAGCTTTAGAGGCATTAAAAACCTATCAAACCCTTTATCCTCAAGATCCTGAGGTTAATTATTACTTAGCGGTATTGCATGGCCAACGCATGGACTATGGGCAAGCCTGGCATTATTTACAGCAATCTGAATCCATTGTACAGGCACGCAATCATGATCCTACAACCTTAAAGGAATTGCGGCAGGCCTTGCTTTTGCATTGTCCCGAGTAATTCTAGTCTTGCTATTTAAAATGAAATTGGAATGATGAGAGAGTAAAATTAAACGTGCGGATTTTGATTATCAAATCTTAATGTAAGAATAAACGAGGAAGAGTGGCCAGTGAAAATTTACACGCGTACAGGCGATAAGGGACAAACATCTTTATTTTCAGGGGAAAGAGTGAATAAAGACAATCCTTTTATTGATGCTCTGGGAACAATCGATGAAGGAAATTCTGCTTTAGGCTTAGCTTTATCTTTTTTACCTAAAGAAAGTGAATTAAATAAAACTCGCAAAGCCCATTTAAATAAAACAAGAGAACAACTGGAAATCATCCAGCATGCGTTATTTGACGTAGGGGCTGCCTTAGCAACCCCCAGAAGCTGCGATGAAAGTCAAAAACTGCAAAAAACTCGCTTTGGACATGAAGCCACCGATTTATTAGAAAAATGGATAGATGAAATGGATGGGCAGCTTCCTCCCCTTAAAAATTTTATTCTCCCAGGCGGACATCCTGTCGGAGCAGCTTTACATCTATCGCGCAGTATCATTCGCCGGGCGGAGCGCCTCGTCATTCCCCTTTATAGCAAAGCCGAAGTCACCCAAGATGTCCTCGTCTACTTAAACCGCTTATCGGATTACCTATTTGTTACATCCCGCTTTGTGAACCATTGCCTAAGCATTCCAGAAACCGAGTGGCAACCTCACAAAATGGAAGTGGATTCCCACTTACAAGAAGATTAAGCGAATTTATAAATGATCGAGCTTAGAGAGTGTCTTCAAATTCATAATACCTATATTCAAAATTATTTTATTTTTACAAAAAAGAATTTGAATATAGGTTATTAGGAATCCGATGACAATTTCTTATAAATTTTAACCTTTGTCTTTTAAATAATAGGTTTATTAAATCAATATTGATTATCTAACAACCATAGACAATTAACAGGCTTTTTGTTAAAACAATTCACTAATTATTACAAAATTAAACCATTAATAAAATGGAATTTATATGTCCGCCATCAATGTAAGTCAAATTCTATATGGAAACCCCCGTTTTTTTATTCAGTCATTAGAAACTCCACCGACAATAAAAAATCTTTTTATCAAATTTACGCCGAATACTCTTTTAAATGGTGGACTAGCGACTGGCATTGCTTTCATTGCTTCTAATCATCTTCCAGTGGCTTTAATAACGGGAGGCGTAGTAGCTTTGATTACGTTGGTCGCTTCCGCTATTTTGCATATTCAATTGATCCGGCAACCATACGATGCTTCTCTATTAGAGCGCATCCCGGACCCTAAAACAGAACCAAATGAATTCAAGACTTTCATTCATTTATTGGCTACCAATTTTCATTTTGCTGAGGCTGCTAAGAGAAAATTTAGAGGGATGCGTAGAGAAAGCCCTAATTCCTATGGATTAGATCTTATTACATGGGCGCCACAGCTTGAAGCGCTCCGCTTAGCCCAAGAGCTCAATGATGTGGAATTAAAGACAAGTTGTGAAAAATTTCTTGGAGAACGCGTTTTAGAAATTGACAATTCTTTTATCAAAAGCCATGCCATTGCCCAATGTTTTGAAGCGCCGCTTTGGCAAGAAAAAATCTTACAAGGCACCCTTAGCGCCTATTCAGGCTATAATAGAGAATTGGCAAACTTTCTGGAAGAGCATAAGGAGTCTATAAAAACTTTTCATCTTAACATGCTATCATCTAATAGGTCCTTGTCTTTATTCTCCGCTATTATAGAAAAAGCGCCTCATTTAACAAGCTTCACTTTTACAATTAGTCCATCCCAAGTCAATACGTGGAGCATGAACATCAACCTTCCCCTGCTGGGTGAATTAAGCAAGCTACGTCATTTGCGCATTCTTGGCGGTGCTGCTGTAGATGATCTTATTCTATCGAGTTTTTTAAATTTAAGGGATTTAGAAGAGCTGGATATTGATTGTTCGCGTTTAACGCCGGAGGGAATTAACTTACTGACTCATTTTCCAAATTTGAAACGTCTAACTTTGAGAGGAGGCTCTCATTTACCTTTGGAAAGCTTTGAGAAGCTAGGCCAGCTTAGCCAGCTCGAACACTTAGAATTAACAAATTTTGTTATCGGAAATGAACAACTTCAACGCCTGACTGCCCTGTCTCAACTCAAATCTTTGGCTTTTTATTGTGATCAAAGTTTTTATAATGAACATATAAATGAGTTCAATTATACGCGTTTATCTTTATTTCCTCAGTTGGAAAAATTAGCTGTCGTGCCTTTTTTTGCCACTGAAGAAACGATTGCGGTTTTAAGTCAGCTAACTAGATTGAAATCTTTAATGCTCACAATCAGAAACCCTAACCATTCGCAAATAGTCTCGTTATTTCGAAATTTTTCTCAGCTTGAAGAATTAAATCTGGCTGATAGCTATCTCAATCATGCAACAGAGCCTTTTCTTGCCTCGAGAAATTTAAAAGTACTGGATTTGACAAATACCCGCATCAATGTCAGCCTGTTGGATGCCCAAAATTTTCCGCAATTAGAAATTTTGAAAGCCAAAGATGCGGATACGGGTAATGGAATATTTAATCTAAATGGTTTCTCCCATTTAAAGACGCTCGACCTAAGCCGCAGTAATTTAACCGATGATCAAATATCAACGCTCGTCCAACTTCCAAAGTTGGAAGAGTTAGATTTAAGCTTGAATGAAGATTTGTCCGAACAAACAATCGAGCATGTTGCAAAGCATTTTAAAAATTTAAAAGAATTTTATTGGACAATGAAGAGCTATAAAGGAACCTGGTCTTTACAAAGTCTGGACAAACTCCAGAAATTAGAAAAAATCGGCCTTAGGAACTTTGAAGTCCCCACTCATTATGCAACCTCTTCTAATCGAATTAAACGTTTAATTTGTTCCGTTAGATAGAGCCATTCAGGCTTCCGAGGACGCGCGCCGCTACTGCTCATAGGCCAATTGAGGCCATGCCCTAGTGATCGCAATGGAGCACTAGGGCGTACCTCCAGGGTACAGGCAAAAGGAATTTAGTTAACTTTCAAGGCCTCTTGGGCAGGCTCAATCCACCGACCATGGGCTTTAATCAATTCAACAAGCCGATCGTCGGCTTCAGAAAAATCAATATCCCGCTCTACACATTCTTTTCCTACATATAAATCAATTTTTCCAGGCTTGGATCCTACATAACCGAAGTCTGCATCAGCCATTTCGCCGGGACCATTGACAATACACCCCATAATGGCGATTTTGACTCCGGGAAGGTGGGCTGTACGGCTTTGGATGCGTTTAGTCACATCCTGGAGGTTAAATAACGTCCTTCCGCAGCTGGGACAAGAGATGAAATCAGTCTTAGACATTCTCATCCGGGCTGCCTGTAAAATGGAAAAACCAAGCTGGCGTAAAAAATTGACTTCATACGGTCCTTCCAACCACACGCCTTCTCCCAATCCATCGCATAGAAGCGCTCCGCATTCCATGCTGGCCAAAATCGTTGCATCTTCTTGAGAACCTGTGTAAGAGAAGTTCAAAATCACAGGAATAGAAAGCCCGCGAGATTGAAGCCACTCAAAGAAATGGCGAGAATAATGCAAACGGTTGCTTTGGGGGGCGAGAAGAATTAGATCCGGCTTAATGCTCACAAGCTTTTCCCAAGAAAGAGAAGCTTCCCCTTCAATTCTGACAACAACAGGATCTTCCGGCTTGCTGGCCGGCTGAAGGCTGAAACGGGCCGAACGCGAAGCGCATTCTCTCGCCTTATAGATGTCTTCAAGGGAATGGATGGCTATGCTCGGCACTCCAGGATTATCTGAAAAAATGCCAATGCCAATATCCTTCAAAAGCTGCAAGCGTTGGGTCGATTCTTTATCTAAGCTAAAATCCTTTAAAATAATATTGTCGACGGTCATCGGTTTTAATTTTGGACGCCCCAACGATCCTTCACACCCCAATTGCTGATAAAGCGCAGGGTCCTTAATAAGCTTTTGCGGCATCGCAACAAAAACAGTTCCATCGCGGTGCATGGGCAAATGAGAAGGCAGATTGACAACTCTGCGCTGGATATGCTCAATAGAGCGATGCTTTTCCAGGAAAGATTCAACCCCCGTATTTTCATAATTTTGAGCTAAACGAATCAACCGCTGGCAAGGATCAATTTCAAACCAAGGATCTTCGGTTAAAGAAACGCGGATAGTATCGCCTATTCCATCCAAAAGAAGGGCGCCAATCCCCATTGCGGATTTGACTCGCCCGTCCTCTCCATCGCCTGCTTCTGTCACTCCTAAGTGCAAGGGATAGTCCCATTCCAAATCATACATCGCTTGAGTCAGCAAACGATAGGCTTGAATCATGACTTGCGGATTCGAGGCCTTCATGGAAAAAATGATGTCGTGATAATCATTTTTACGGCAAATACGGGCAAACTCCAAGGCAGATTCCACCATTCCAAAAGGAGTATCGCCATAGCGGTTCATAATACGATCTGAAAGAGACCCATGATTTGTCCCAATGCGCATCGACCGCTTTAAACGCTTGCATTTTTCCACTAAAGGGGTAAATTTCTCTTCTATACGCTCTAACTCTTTGGCATAAGAGGCATCGTCGTAGTCAATTTCTTTAAAAGTCGCTCTTTTATCTACAAAATTGCCCGGGTTAATACGCACTTTGTCAACAAAATCCACGACCCGCATAGCTGCAGGAGGATAGAAATGAATATCTGCCACTAGGGGAATATCATATCCCCGCTTAACTAGGCCATTTTTGATATGTTCGCATGCATCCGCCTCTTTCATTCCTTGAACTGTGACACGTACAATTTCGCAACCAGCGTCCGCCAATCGAATCGCTTGTTCTATTGTCTGCTCTACATCTCTTGTGCTTGAGGTCGTCATCGATTGAACGCGGACAGGGTTGTCTCCTCCTACTCCAACATTCCCTACCATGACAACGCGTGTCGGGCGCCGCTTTGTTTGATAAATGGCTTCGCAGTATCTCTTCATTCTCTTGCCTTTGTATAAATGGTCGATTTACAAAACATTCAGAAAAAACTATAGCAGAAGTATTTTGATTTAGCCAAATAGTTTCATTTGAATTCAATTTTTATTAATAAGCACACTAATTTTAATTAAAATTACTACAAATAAATGATCAGAGACGACATGTCTGAAGGAAGCCTTCCTTTTGTCCTCTTGACAATCGTTCTTTGTATTTTTTACTATTGAAGAGTATCCTTAGAGGGTGTCTTCATATTCATAGAGCCGGTTACACATAGAAACAAAATCAAAACAGCATCAAAAATGTGACTTTTCCTATGAGATAAAATATATATTTTGATAACAATAGAAGTTCATCGCTTATATGTTGTATAAATTTTTCTATTCATGAAATTTAAGAAACGGCAGAAGATATAGGAAGTAAAAATTTGCCGATCTGTATCTCTTCATTTTGGCAATTCTTCATTTTTCATGAAGTTCAAAGAAGTTCAAAATAGAAAAATTCATACGGAATTAACCCTTTTTAGGCTTATTGAGCGCTTTATTGTCTTTACTCTTTATTGACCTTTTCACTTAGTAGCAAGGAGATGATAAAATGAATCAGAACTTTACAGATAGTGTGACAGAAGCCTTGCAATCCGCTTTTGCTGAAGCTCAAAGAAGAAATCAAACGGAGGTAACAGAAAATCACTTACTGTGGGCCTTTTTAAAAGATCCCGAGAGTTATTTTTATGCGCTATTAAGCGGTCTGGGGACCAATCCGCGGACGTTATTAAGCGAGGTAGAGGATAACTTGGATCATCTTCCGACTTTCTCGGGAGATGGCGCGCAGCCGCCTTCGCCTTCTCGCAGCTTGCAAAGCCGCATCGTCGATGCGCAGAATATTGCACAAAGCTGGAAAGACACCTATACGAGCAGCGACCATTTTCTTCTTTCCTACTGGAAGAATGGCGGCGACCCTTTTGCCAGATGGAAAAAAACAACATCTGTTACCTTAGAAAAATTGGAAGCGCAAATTAAAAAAATTCGAGGTGACCGTCATATGGACTCTCCCGCAGCAGAAGCAAACCTCCAGGTCTTAGAAAAATACTGCAAAAACTTAACGGAACTTGCGCAGAAAGGTAAGCTCGATCCGGTGATTGGCCGCGACGAAGAGATCCGCCGCACCATGCAAGTGTTGAGCCGCCGTACAAAAAATAACCCCATGCTGATCGGCGATCCAGGCGTTGGAAAAACCGCAATAGCCGAAGGCTTGGCACAGAGAATTGTGCAAAAGGATGTTCCCGATTCTTTGAAAAACAAACAA
The nucleotide sequence above comes from Candidatus Protochlamydia phocaeensis. Encoded proteins:
- a CDS encoding CesT family type III secretion system chaperone codes for the protein MVSSQFEAMLKDFEPYFKCRLESGVNDSCLVKMGIGITIQLELNRYGLILIGCRIGEIQGRFRDNAIKEALKANEFYPPSTGTFGFSHKSNALYLHTVLDPYRLDADKIANTLNPFIAKAKMWADALQKGDIPVVGEEAIPQSSSFPPFGFRR
- a CDS encoding transglutaminase family protein — translated: MRFSACAPLLYAGLLSAFLEAGPLSDQKIQTLYNSLKPSSISQHLAFYELYAAHPLGQQALQDACQLLAGKQKLESTPFNEISFSSVIQALIGLVNKQEDQELTPLPDKDLQELEKFSLRLSHHRLKGHQAWSEAEMLQLPTEEIDLARGLFLSQFGSDVSRIKTYEMLIDLMALQILAYLPPQATPEKKIQAINTLIFDEMEFRFPPHSLYAKDIDVYTFLPSVLDSHRGVCLGVSILYLCLAQRLDLHLEMITPPGHIYVRYRSPQKEINIETTARGIHLDSDEYLNVNTRALQQRTVKEVIGLAHFNQASVFWQQGKPDQAFLAYQKAMPYLSNDELLKELYAYSCLLTGRQEEGKKLLMEVKDHIPDYAVVKNTIAEDYLNGHVDAASIMVLFSRPDDNRQSILTKKQALEAIVQRYPHFRAGLLYLAMAWIQLHRTSEALEALKTYQTLYPQDPEVNYYLAVLHGQRMDYGQAWHYLQQSESIVQARNHDPTTLKELRQALLLHCPE
- a CDS encoding cob(I)yrinic acid a,c-diamide adenosyltransferase — its product is MKIYTRTGDKGQTSLFSGERVNKDNPFIDALGTIDEGNSALGLALSFLPKESELNKTRKAHLNKTREQLEIIQHALFDVGAALATPRSCDESQKLQKTRFGHEATDLLEKWIDEMDGQLPPLKNFILPGGHPVGAALHLSRSIIRRAERLVIPLYSKAEVTQDVLVYLNRLSDYLFVTSRFVNHCLSIPETEWQPHKMEVDSHLQED
- the ispG gene encoding (E)-4-hydroxy-3-methylbut-2-enyl-diphosphate synthase, with the translated sequence MKRYCEAIYQTKRRPTRVVMVGNVGVGGDNPVRVQSMTTSSTRDVEQTIEQAIRLADAGCEIVRVTVQGMKEADACEHIKNGLVKRGYDIPLVADIHFYPPAAMRVVDFVDKVRINPGNFVDKRATFKEIDYDDASYAKELERIEEKFTPLVEKCKRLKRSMRIGTNHGSLSDRIMNRYGDTPFGMVESALEFARICRKNDYHDIIFSMKASNPQVMIQAYRLLTQAMYDLEWDYPLHLGVTEAGDGEDGRVKSAMGIGALLLDGIGDTIRVSLTEDPWFEIDPCQRLIRLAQNYENTGVESFLEKHRSIEHIQRRVVNLPSHLPMHRDGTVFVAMPQKLIKDPALYQQLGCEGSLGRPKLKPMTVDNIILKDFSLDKESTQRLQLLKDIGIGIFSDNPGVPSIAIHSLEDIYKARECASRSARFSLQPASKPEDPVVVRIEGEASLSWEKLVSIKPDLILLAPQSNRLHYSRHFFEWLQSRGLSIPVILNFSYTGSQEDATILASMECGALLCDGLGEGVWLEGPYEVNFLRQLGFSILQAARMRMSKTDFISCPSCGRTLFNLQDVTKRIQSRTAHLPGVKIAIMGCIVNGPGEMADADFGYVGSKPGKIDLYVGKECVERDIDFSEADDRLVELIKAHGRWIEPAQEALKVN
- a CDS encoding 4-alpha-glucanotransferase, which codes for MIDPAFLSHSPAAKQWHRIGVKHHHGLVLPLFSLHSSHSYGIGEFPDLIPMIEWCHSLGFDVIQLLPINDTGLGTSPYSALSAFALNPIYLGLSHLPYLEGHPLLQDELKALPKLSRSPHVEYNHVRENKERFLKHYFQQVGKQILGSEEYAHFIQKASWLKGFAVYKTLKSHYQWANWESWPTEFQNPTPELIDRLAAEHQEDVEWHCLLQFLCDRQLHRVKEYANHHRVFLMGDIPILIDRDSADVWLHRSIFDLNYSAGSPPDMFSKDGQNWGFPIYNWEQINQEGFRWWIDRLQWASRYYHIYRLDHIVGFFRIWAIPRGLTGKDGYFIPRDPATWIDHGQRILLTMMRECDMLPIGEDLGVVPLEVRACLSALGICGTRVMRWERMWREDSRFIPTQSYSPDAMTTVSTHDSEPLQLWWQNNEEEAQSYAHFKGWTYQPILSRDHHREILWDSHHSSSLFHINLLQEYLALIPGLTWPSLEDERINVPGILSDQNWSYRFKPTIEELIDNQTLKHTMQSLII